Proteins encoded together in one Nocardioides marinisabuli window:
- a CDS encoding acyl-CoA dehydrogenase family protein has translation MNAHEPEVADLHDSPFSDFLGFELLLEEQDRELLSRVRAFMTREVEPVINEHWTRGEFPHQLVPAIAELGIAGLAYDGPGCPARGALVDGMVAMELSRIDPSIGTFMGVHGGLAMGSIQLCGSEEQRERWLPAMARMELIGAFGLTEPDVGSAISMGLATTARRDGDGWVLNGEKKWIGNASFADLVIIWARDEDDGEVKGFVVEKGTEGMTFEVQQDKIALRVVQNSEIHLRDVHVPETHRLQGATSFASTSEVLRVTRMGVAWQAVGCARGAYEHAVRYTKAREQFGRPIASFQLVQDLLVKMLSNVTAGTAMNVRASQLQDAGLLRDEHASLCKVHSTVRMRETVGWAREVLGGNGILLEHHVGRFVADAEAIYSYEGTREINTLIVGRAITGESAFV, from the coding sequence GTGAACGCCCACGAGCCCGAGGTCGCCGACCTGCACGACTCCCCCTTCTCCGACTTCCTGGGCTTCGAGCTGCTGCTCGAGGAGCAGGACCGCGAGCTGCTGAGCCGGGTGCGGGCGTTCATGACCCGCGAGGTCGAGCCGGTCATCAACGAGCACTGGACCCGGGGCGAGTTCCCCCACCAGCTGGTGCCGGCGATCGCCGAGCTGGGGATCGCCGGCCTGGCCTACGACGGCCCCGGCTGCCCGGCCCGGGGCGCGCTGGTCGACGGCATGGTGGCGATGGAGCTCAGCCGCATCGACCCCTCCATCGGCACCTTCATGGGGGTCCACGGCGGGCTGGCGATGGGCTCGATCCAGCTGTGCGGCTCCGAGGAGCAGCGCGAGCGGTGGCTGCCGGCGATGGCGCGGATGGAGCTGATCGGCGCCTTCGGCCTCACCGAGCCCGACGTCGGCTCGGCGATCTCGATGGGCCTGGCCACGACCGCCCGCCGCGACGGCGACGGCTGGGTGCTCAACGGCGAGAAGAAGTGGATCGGCAACGCCTCCTTCGCCGACCTGGTGATCATCTGGGCGCGCGACGAGGACGACGGCGAGGTCAAGGGCTTCGTCGTCGAGAAGGGCACCGAGGGGATGACCTTCGAGGTCCAGCAGGACAAGATCGCGCTGCGGGTCGTGCAGAACTCCGAGATCCACCTGCGCGACGTGCACGTGCCCGAGACCCACCGCCTCCAGGGCGCCACCAGCTTCGCCAGCACCTCCGAGGTGCTGCGGGTGACCCGGATGGGCGTGGCCTGGCAGGCCGTCGGCTGCGCGCGCGGCGCCTACGAGCACGCCGTGCGCTATACCAAGGCGCGCGAGCAGTTCGGCCGGCCGATCGCCTCCTTCCAGCTGGTGCAGGACCTGCTGGTCAAGATGCTCTCCAACGTCACCGCCGGCACCGCGATGAACGTGCGCGCCTCCCAGCTGCAGGACGCCGGGCTGCTGCGCGACGAGCACGCCTCGCTGTGCAAGGTGCACAGCACCGTGCGGATGCGCGAGACGGTCGGCTGGGCGCGCGAGGTGCTCGGCGGCAACGGCATCCTGCTCGAGCACCACGTCGGCCGCTTCGTCGCCGACGCCGAGGCCATCTACTCCTACGAGGGCACCCGCGAGATCAACACCCTCATCGTCGGGCGCGCCATCACCGGTGAGAGCGCCTTCGTCTGA
- a CDS encoding sugar kinase, producing the protein MTLGEPLICLTAADGRLPSTSHLVKSVVGAESNVAIGLARLGRSSALVSRVGQDPFGDEVVRTLRGEGVDTRWIVRDPDEVTGLMIKERRAPDDIHAYYYRRGSAAAGLTPADVDEQAVAGARRVHVTGITLALGQGPREATARMVQLAGESGVPVSFDPNFRLKLWSEQDAATMSVAFLPSVSDLLVGEDELLAMAQVGGAARGLPAALRWLESYDLCSVVVKRGAAGVVGVKDGVCLERPAYPVAAVVDTVGAGDAFNVGYLHATLGGADLGDALDSGRWVASRVVSHLGDYEGLPSASEYAAHLAEEEVAPR; encoded by the coding sequence GTGACCCTCGGTGAGCCGCTCATCTGCCTGACCGCCGCCGACGGACGCCTGCCCTCGACCAGCCACCTTGTGAAGTCGGTGGTGGGCGCGGAGTCCAACGTGGCCATCGGCCTGGCCCGCCTCGGCCGCTCCTCGGCCCTGGTCAGCCGCGTCGGGCAGGACCCCTTCGGCGACGAGGTCGTGCGCACCCTGCGCGGCGAGGGCGTCGACACCCGCTGGATCGTCCGCGACCCCGACGAGGTCACCGGCCTGATGATCAAGGAGCGCCGCGCGCCCGACGACATCCACGCCTACTACTACCGCCGCGGCTCGGCGGCGGCCGGCCTCACGCCCGCCGACGTCGACGAGCAGGCCGTGGCGGGGGCGCGCCGGGTGCACGTCACCGGCATCACCCTGGCCCTGGGCCAGGGCCCCCGCGAGGCCACCGCCCGCATGGTCCAGCTCGCCGGCGAGAGCGGCGTCCCGGTCAGCTTCGACCCCAACTTCCGGCTCAAGCTCTGGTCCGAGCAGGATGCCGCCACGATGAGCGTGGCCTTCCTGCCCTCGGTGAGCGACCTGCTCGTCGGCGAGGACGAGCTGCTGGCGATGGCCCAGGTCGGCGGCGCCGCCCGCGGCCTGCCCGCCGCGCTGCGCTGGCTGGAGTCCTACGACCTGTGCTCCGTCGTGGTCAAGCGCGGCGCCGCCGGCGTCGTGGGCGTCAAGGACGGCGTCTGCCTCGAGCGCCCGGCCTACCCCGTGGCCGCGGTGGTCGACACCGTCGGCGCCGGTGACGCCTTCAACGTCGGCTACCTGCACGCCACGCTCGGCGGCGCCGACCTCGGCGACGCCCTCGACTCCGGTCGCTGGGTGGCCAGCCGCGTGGTCTCCCACCTCGGTGACTACGAGGGCCTGCCCAGCGCCAGCGAGTACGCCGCCCACCTCGCCGAGGAGGAGGTGGCCCCGCGATGA
- a CDS encoding PHA/PHB synthase family protein, protein MTATRTEPARRADDRIAEARSRDEPGASELSTPLDLLLSEAGRGPLRRFLPGMSGVRLAAGLARRPGAVAGRAAGLAAELARVQVGRSEVGPHPKDRRFADEAWAKNPFLKRTLQSYLATGQALRGLVADANLGYGDSQRMGFIVDNVVEALSPTNSPALNPKVLKRTIDTGGGNLLAGGRRFVKDFATSPRVPSMVEPDAFSVGEDVAVTPGDVVLRTDVFELIQYTPQTTKVRSVPLLIVPPTINKYYVIDLAEQRSLVEHLVQAGQQVYCISWRNPDARHADWGLDTYGQSILEAMTAAQDISRQEQVALLGICSGGMIASMVMAHLAATGDLGRVAAFSLAVTVLDQHQAGLPSALLSHKGAAASTRASREKGYLDGRALAEIFAWLRPNDLIWNYWVNNYLMGHAPKAFDILYWNADPVRMTAAMHRDFMDLAVRNALVEPDAATMLGSPVDLGKVDVDSYVVAGIADHLCQWESCYRTTQLLGGDSRFVLSTSGHIAAMVNPPSNEKASFQTRDTNPPGAAEWLAGATKVRGSWWSDYVDWLAERSGPERNRPRRTGSAAYEPVCAAPGTYVHDR, encoded by the coding sequence ATGACCGCCACCCGCACCGAGCCCGCTCGCCGGGCCGACGACCGCATCGCCGAGGCCCGGTCCCGCGACGAACCGGGGGCCTCCGAGCTCAGCACCCCCCTCGACCTGCTGCTCTCCGAGGCCGGGCGCGGCCCGCTGCGCCGGTTCCTGCCCGGCATGTCGGGGGTGCGCCTGGCCGCCGGCCTGGCGCGCCGTCCGGGCGCCGTGGCCGGGCGGGCCGCGGGGCTGGCCGCCGAGCTGGCCCGCGTGCAGGTCGGTCGCTCCGAGGTCGGGCCCCACCCCAAGGACCGTCGCTTCGCCGACGAGGCCTGGGCCAAGAACCCCTTCCTCAAGCGCACCCTGCAGAGCTACCTGGCCACCGGGCAGGCGCTGCGCGGGCTGGTCGCCGACGCGAACCTCGGCTACGGCGACTCCCAGCGGATGGGCTTCATCGTCGACAACGTCGTCGAGGCCCTCTCCCCCACCAACAGCCCCGCGCTCAACCCCAAGGTGCTCAAGCGGACCATCGACACCGGCGGCGGCAACCTGCTGGCCGGTGGGCGGCGCTTCGTCAAGGACTTCGCGACCTCGCCCCGGGTGCCCTCGATGGTCGAGCCCGACGCCTTCTCGGTCGGCGAGGACGTCGCGGTCACCCCCGGCGACGTGGTGCTGCGCACCGACGTCTTCGAGCTCATCCAGTACACCCCGCAGACCACCAAGGTGCGCAGCGTGCCGCTGCTGATCGTGCCGCCGACGATCAACAAGTACTACGTCATCGACCTCGCCGAGCAGCGCAGCCTGGTCGAGCACCTGGTGCAGGCCGGCCAGCAGGTCTACTGCATCTCCTGGCGCAACCCCGACGCCCGGCACGCCGACTGGGGCCTGGACACCTACGGCCAGTCGATCCTCGAGGCGATGACCGCCGCGCAGGACATCTCGCGCCAGGAGCAGGTCGCGCTGCTCGGGATCTGCTCGGGCGGGATGATCGCCTCGATGGTGATGGCGCATCTCGCCGCCACCGGCGACCTGGGCCGGGTCGCGGCCTTCAGCCTCGCCGTCACGGTGCTCGACCAGCACCAGGCCGGCCTGCCCAGCGCGCTGCTCTCCCACAAGGGCGCCGCCGCCTCGACGCGTGCCTCCCGGGAGAAGGGCTACCTCGACGGCCGGGCGCTGGCTGAGATCTTCGCGTGGCTGCGGCCCAACGACCTGATCTGGAACTACTGGGTCAACAACTACCTGATGGGCCACGCCCCCAAGGCCTTCGACATCCTCTACTGGAACGCCGACCCGGTGCGGATGACCGCGGCCATGCACCGCGACTTCATGGACCTCGCGGTGCGCAACGCGCTGGTCGAGCCCGACGCCGCGACGATGCTCGGCTCGCCGGTCGACCTGGGCAAGGTCGACGTCGACTCCTACGTCGTGGCCGGCATCGCCGACCACCTGTGCCAGTGGGAGTCCTGCTACCGCACCACCCAGCTGCTGGGTGGCGACTCGCGGTTCGTGCTGTCCACCAGCGGCCACATCGCCGCCATGGTCAACCCGCCGAGCAACGAGAAGGCCAGCTTCCAGACCCGCGACACCAACCCGCCCGGGGCCGCCGAGTGGCTGGCCGGCGCCACCAAGGTCAGGGGCAGCTGGTGGAGCGACTACGTCGACTGGCTGGCCGAGCGCAGCGGACCCGAGCGCAACCGGCCGCGACGCACCGGCTCCGCCGCCTACGAGCCGGTCTGCGCGGCCCCGGGCACCTATGTCCACGACCGCTGA
- a CDS encoding IclR family transcriptional regulator yields the protein MSDEIDGFQPVKSADRTLAVLEALADARQPPSLGDLSRDLGIPKSSLHGILRTLTQRNWVVSDATGTRFSLGLRALRVGSSFVDTDDMVTRTARTLDWISAEIGEATHLGRLDGSDVVYLAKRDSTHPVRLYSAIGRRLPAHATGLGKAVLATYTDEAVLAMLPEELVALTDHTVTDHDALLAELARVRRDGYATDNEENSAGIRCFAAALPPASPGPATDAISISIPMFRLDAALEARAIELVLEVHSRVLAGV from the coding sequence GTGAGTGACGAGATCGACGGCTTCCAGCCGGTCAAGTCAGCCGATCGCACGCTGGCGGTGCTCGAGGCCCTGGCCGACGCGCGCCAGCCCCCGAGCCTGGGCGACCTGTCGCGTGACCTGGGCATCCCCAAGAGCAGCCTGCACGGCATCCTGCGCACGTTGACCCAGCGCAACTGGGTGGTCAGCGACGCCACCGGCACCCGCTTCAGCCTGGGGCTGCGGGCGCTGCGGGTGGGCTCCTCCTTCGTCGACACCGACGACATGGTCACCCGCACCGCGCGGACCCTCGACTGGATCTCCGCCGAGATCGGCGAGGCCACGCACCTGGGGCGCCTCGACGGCTCCGACGTGGTCTACCTGGCCAAGCGCGACTCGACCCACCCGGTGCGGCTCTACTCAGCCATCGGGCGCCGACTGCCGGCGCACGCGACCGGGCTGGGCAAGGCGGTGCTGGCGACGTACACCGACGAGGCGGTGCTGGCGATGCTGCCCGAGGAGCTGGTGGCCCTGACCGACCACACCGTCACCGACCACGACGCGCTGCTGGCCGAGCTGGCCCGGGTGCGGCGCGACGGCTACGCGACCGACAACGAGGAGAACAGCGCGGGCATCCGGTGCTTCGCGGCCGCGCTGCCGCCGGCCTCCCCCGGCCCGGCCACCGACGCCATCAGCATCTCCATCCCGATGTTCCGGCTCGACGCGGCCCTCGAGGCGCGCGCGATCGAGCTGGTCCTCGAGGTGCACTCCCGGGTCCTCGCCGGCGTGTGA
- a CDS encoding acyl-CoA thioesterase, producing the protein MTDTSTDLPGLDDFPARSRDKLRYGDTDRQGHVNNAVFSTLLETGRVELLYPGDGTTMSDEGAAWVIVRIELDLVGEITWPGSVDIGTRVAKVGRSSVTMQQGLFQDGRAVARATTVIVQMDDKTRGSRPLSEELAERFRALQG; encoded by the coding sequence GTGACCGACACCTCCACCGACCTGCCGGGTCTCGACGACTTCCCCGCCCGCAGCCGCGACAAGCTGCGCTACGGCGACACCGACCGGCAGGGCCACGTCAACAACGCGGTCTTCTCGACCCTGCTCGAGACCGGCCGCGTCGAGCTGCTCTACCCCGGTGACGGGACCACGATGAGCGACGAGGGTGCCGCGTGGGTGATCGTGCGCATCGAGCTCGACCTGGTCGGCGAGATCACCTGGCCGGGCAGCGTCGACATCGGCACCCGGGTGGCCAAGGTCGGCCGCTCCTCGGTGACCATGCAGCAGGGCCTCTTCCAGGACGGCCGCGCCGTCGCCCGCGCCACCACGGTGATCGTGCAGATGGACGACAAGACCCGCGGGTCCCGGCCGCTGAGCGAGGAGCTGGCGGAGCGGTTCCGCGCCCTTCAGGGGTGA
- a CDS encoding AAA family ATPase, producing the protein MSLPSPYTPGAAPSVLAGRREQLEAAEADLAVVATFARFQGRVRVDIGSRGVGKTSLLKRVRESAAGVGMVTAWVTARGDESLVTSLVHALAAELDRIGVDVARRAPWRERLERLSLELGAGPAKAGIEVDVSPGVPGPGQRAASAAFGELVTTAALEARQRGSAGLCLIVDEIQAAPRADLRTLAYAWQELQNAVPEPPAVLFAAGLPNAPDVLTAAVTFSERFAFRTLERLDDADAAEALVVPAAQHDVAWSPDLLEAVVSLAQGYPYFLQLYGDALWRRARPAAGGRLGLAELDAAHADVERELETMFRARWAKAAPGERRLLVAMAALGDDAVRRGDVAQRMGVGTNEISVARRSLLDKGLIEVAARGMLRFTVPGFAAFVRSESGEEA; encoded by the coding sequence ATGTCGCTGCCCAGTCCGTACACCCCCGGTGCCGCCCCCAGCGTGCTCGCCGGACGCCGCGAGCAGCTCGAGGCCGCCGAGGCGGACCTGGCGGTGGTGGCCACCTTCGCCCGCTTCCAGGGGCGGGTGCGGGTCGACATCGGGTCCCGGGGCGTGGGCAAGACCTCGCTGCTCAAGCGGGTGCGCGAGTCGGCGGCCGGGGTCGGCATGGTGACGGCCTGGGTGACCGCGCGCGGCGACGAGTCGCTGGTGACCTCGCTGGTGCACGCCCTGGCCGCCGAGCTCGACCGGATCGGGGTCGACGTCGCACGGCGGGCGCCGTGGCGCGAGCGCCTCGAGCGGCTCAGCCTCGAGCTCGGCGCCGGGCCCGCCAAGGCCGGCATCGAGGTCGATGTCAGCCCCGGCGTCCCGGGGCCGGGCCAGCGCGCCGCCTCCGCCGCGTTCGGCGAGCTGGTCACGACCGCCGCCCTCGAGGCGCGCCAGCGCGGCTCGGCCGGGCTGTGCCTGATCGTCGACGAGATCCAGGCCGCCCCGCGCGCCGACCTGCGCACCCTCGCCTACGCCTGGCAGGAGCTGCAGAACGCGGTCCCCGAGCCGCCTGCGGTGCTCTTCGCGGCCGGCCTGCCCAACGCACCCGACGTGCTGACCGCCGCCGTCACCTTCAGCGAGCGCTTCGCCTTCCGCACCCTGGAGCGCCTCGACGACGCCGACGCCGCCGAGGCCCTCGTGGTGCCGGCCGCCCAGCACGACGTCGCCTGGAGCCCCGACCTGCTCGAGGCGGTGGTCTCGCTCGCCCAGGGCTACCCCTACTTCCTCCAGCTCTACGGCGACGCGCTGTGGCGCCGCGCCCGGCCCGCGGCCGGAGGACGCCTGGGCCTCGCGGAGCTCGACGCCGCCCACGCCGACGTCGAGCGCGAGCTCGAGACGATGTTCCGGGCCCGCTGGGCCAAGGCCGCCCCGGGCGAGCGGCGGCTGCTGGTGGCGATGGCCGCGCTGGGCGACGACGCCGTACGCCGCGGCGACGTGGCGCAGCGCATGGGCGTGGGCACCAACGAGATCAGCGTCGCCCGGCGCAGCCTGCTCGACAAGGGCCTGATCGAGGTCGCGGCCCGGGGCATGCTGCGCTTCACCGTGCCCGGCTTCGCCGCCTTCGTGCGCAGCGAGTCGGGCGAGGAGGCCTGA
- a CDS encoding pyridoxamine 5'-phosphate oxidase family protein, which translates to MTSSHTDDEQRVLDLVNDAKIAMLTYVDPSGKLLSKPMATQDTDVDGSLYFIAELHSEKVQALQADPRVNVSYSDRGSWVSIAGTASVVDDEARLAELWSAFTDSWLQGGPDNPENILIEVDAETAEFWDAPGGSKVVQLANLVKAKVAGSRIEGDNETVEM; encoded by the coding sequence GTGACCAGCAGCCACACCGACGACGAGCAGCGCGTGCTCGACCTCGTCAACGACGCGAAGATCGCGATGCTGACCTACGTCGACCCCAGCGGCAAGCTGCTGAGCAAGCCGATGGCCACCCAGGACACCGACGTCGACGGCTCGCTCTACTTCATCGCCGAGCTGCACTCCGAGAAGGTGCAGGCGCTGCAGGCCGACCCGCGGGTCAACGTCTCCTACAGCGACCGCGGCTCCTGGGTCTCGATCGCCGGCACCGCGTCGGTGGTCGACGACGAGGCCAGGCTCGCGGAGCTGTGGAGCGCCTTCACCGACTCGTGGCTGCAGGGCGGGCCGGACAACCCGGAGAACATCCTGATCGAGGTCGACGCCGAGACCGCGGAGTTCTGGGACGCCCCCGGCGGCTCCAAGGTCGTGCAGCTGGCCAACCTGGTGAAGGCGAAGGTCGCCGGCTCGCGCATCGAGGGCGACAACGAGACCGTCGAGATGTGA
- a CDS encoding exodeoxyribonuclease III — protein sequence MRLATWNVNSLRSRIDRVEAFLARHDVDVLALQETKARLDQLPLMGLQSAGYEVAAAGVNQWNGVAVISRVGLDDVEVGFPEQPGWGEEGEPEARAIGATCGGVRVWSLYVPNGRKVDDPHYAYKLDWLARLREAARGWAETPTALVGDWNIAPRDEDVFDIAQFKTSTHVTPPERAAFQGFLDDGYADLARPFTPEPDSYTYWDYYRQRFERNRGMRIDFLLGSPALAARTTGAFVDRDERAGKGASDHAPVVVDLAD from the coding sequence GTGCGCCTGGCCACCTGGAACGTCAACTCCCTCCGCTCCCGCATCGACCGCGTCGAGGCCTTCCTCGCCCGCCACGACGTCGACGTCCTGGCGCTGCAGGAGACCAAGGCCCGGCTCGACCAGCTGCCCCTGATGGGCCTGCAGTCGGCCGGCTACGAGGTCGCCGCCGCCGGGGTCAACCAGTGGAACGGCGTTGCCGTCATCAGCCGCGTCGGCCTCGACGACGTCGAGGTCGGCTTCCCCGAGCAGCCCGGCTGGGGCGAGGAGGGCGAGCCCGAGGCGCGCGCCATCGGCGCCACCTGCGGCGGGGTGCGGGTGTGGAGCCTCTACGTGCCCAACGGCCGCAAGGTCGACGACCCGCACTACGCCTACAAGCTCGACTGGCTGGCCCGCCTGCGCGAGGCCGCGCGCGGCTGGGCCGAGACCCCCACCGCCCTGGTCGGCGACTGGAACATCGCCCCGCGCGACGAGGACGTCTTCGACATCGCCCAGTTCAAGACGAGCACCCACGTGACCCCGCCCGAGCGCGCCGCCTTCCAGGGCTTCCTCGACGACGGGTACGCCGACCTGGCCCGCCCGTTCACCCCCGAGCCCGACAGCTACACCTACTGGGACTACTACCGCCAGCGCTTCGAGCGCAACCGCGGCATGCGCATCGACTTCCTGCTCGGCTCCCCCGCGCTCGCCGCACGCACGACCGGCGCGTTCGTCGACCGCGACGAGCGGGCCGGCAAGGGCGCCTCCGACCACGCGCCCGTGGTCGTCGACCTGGCCGACTGA
- a CDS encoding alpha/beta fold hydrolase has protein sequence MGTPASSDAAPDRVRSVSVRGITARISVREGVGPFVNEPPLLLCNGIGVSFEVLQPLVDALDPRRGVVRFDVPGVGGSALPPTPYPIAALASWVTRLMAGLGHQRFDVLGLSWGGGLAQQLAVQHRRRVRRVVLVATGTGALMVPAHPSVLLKMSTPRRHRDPEYAARIAGDIYGGTMRTDPAKGARLLHSVTRSGPRRGYYYQLGAMAGWTSLPFLRLLRQPTLVMGGTDDPIIPVANPRLQARLIPHARLHLYEGGHLDIVTEAERLVPVVEQFLLGLRPYIEPDGKAPA, from the coding sequence GTGGGCACCCCCGCCTCGTCCGACGCCGCCCCCGACCGGGTCCGCTCGGTCTCGGTGCGCGGCATCACCGCGCGGATCTCGGTGCGCGAGGGCGTGGGGCCCTTCGTCAACGAGCCGCCGCTGCTGCTGTGCAACGGCATCGGGGTCTCCTTCGAGGTGCTCCAGCCGCTGGTCGACGCCCTCGACCCGCGCCGCGGCGTGGTGCGCTTCGACGTGCCCGGAGTGGGCGGCAGCGCGCTGCCGCCGACGCCGTACCCGATCGCGGCGCTGGCCTCCTGGGTCACCCGGCTGATGGCCGGGCTCGGGCACCAGCGCTTCGACGTGCTCGGCCTCTCGTGGGGCGGCGGGCTGGCCCAGCAGCTGGCGGTCCAGCACCGTCGGCGGGTACGCCGCGTGGTGCTGGTCGCGACCGGCACCGGCGCCCTGATGGTGCCGGCGCACCCCTCGGTGCTGCTCAAGATGTCGACCCCGCGCCGCCACCGCGACCCCGAGTACGCCGCGCGGATCGCCGGCGACATCTACGGCGGCACGATGCGCACCGACCCCGCCAAGGGCGCCCGGCTGCTGCACTCGGTGACCCGGTCGGGCCCCCGCCGCGGCTACTACTACCAGCTGGGCGCGATGGCCGGCTGGACGAGCCTGCCGTTCCTGCGGCTGCTGCGGCAGCCGACGCTGGTGATGGGCGGCACCGACGACCCGATCATCCCGGTCGCCAACCCGCGGCTGCAGGCGCGGCTGATCCCCCACGCCCGGCTGCACCTCTACGAGGGCGGCCACCTCGACATCGTCACCGAGGCCGAGCGCCTGGTGCCGGTGGTCGAGCAGTTCCTGCTCGGCCTGCGTCCCTACATCGAACCCGACGGAAAGGCCCCCGCGTGA
- the ychF gene encoding redox-regulated ATPase YchF, with translation MALTIGIVGLPNAGKSTLFNALTKNDVLAANYPFATIEPNVGVVGVPDDRLPRLAEVFGSAKQLPATVEFVDIAGIVRGASEGEGLGNKFLSHIRESAAICQVTRVFRDEDVTHVDGEVNPQSDISTIQTELILADLQTVEKAIPRLEKEAKGNKDLAPVVAAAKEALAHLEAGTPVIDTDLDTALLRELSLLTAKPFIYVFNCDADELADEDLKQQMRDLVAPAEAIFLDAKFESELVELGDEDEAREMLAEMGVTEPGLDVLARVGFDTLGLQTYLTAGPKETRAWTIKKNATAPEAAGVIHTDFQKGFIKAEIVSFDDLMEHGTMQKAKEAGKVRMEGKDYVMADGDVVEFRFNV, from the coding sequence GTGGCTCTCACCATCGGCATCGTCGGTCTCCCCAACGCGGGCAAGTCGACCCTCTTCAACGCCCTGACCAAGAACGACGTGCTTGCGGCGAACTACCCGTTCGCCACCATCGAGCCGAACGTCGGCGTCGTGGGCGTCCCCGACGACCGGCTGCCCCGCCTGGCCGAGGTCTTCGGCTCGGCCAAGCAGCTGCCGGCGACCGTGGAGTTCGTCGACATCGCCGGCATCGTGCGCGGCGCCTCGGAGGGCGAGGGCCTGGGCAACAAGTTCCTCTCCCACATCCGGGAGTCGGCCGCGATCTGCCAGGTGACCCGGGTCTTCCGCGACGAGGACGTCACCCACGTCGACGGCGAGGTGAACCCGCAGAGCGACATCTCGACCATCCAGACCGAGCTGATCCTGGCCGACCTGCAGACGGTCGAGAAGGCGATCCCGCGCCTGGAGAAGGAGGCGAAGGGCAACAAGGACCTCGCCCCCGTCGTGGCCGCGGCCAAGGAGGCGCTGGCCCACCTCGAGGCCGGCACGCCGGTCATCGACACCGACCTCGACACCGCGCTGCTGCGCGAGCTGTCGCTGCTGACCGCGAAGCCCTTCATCTACGTCTTCAACTGCGACGCCGACGAGCTGGCCGACGAGGACCTCAAGCAGCAGATGCGCGACCTGGTCGCGCCGGCCGAGGCGATCTTCCTCGACGCGAAGTTCGAGTCCGAGCTCGTCGAGCTCGGCGACGAGGACGAGGCCCGCGAGATGCTCGCCGAGATGGGCGTCACCGAGCCCGGCCTCGACGTGCTCGCCCGCGTCGGCTTCGACACCCTGGGCCTGCAGACCTACCTGACCGCCGGCCCCAAGGAGACGCGGGCCTGGACGATCAAGAAGAACGCCACCGCCCCCGAGGCCGCCGGTGTCATCCACACCGACTTCCAAAAGGGCTTCATCAAGGCCGAGATCGTCTCCTTCGACGACCTGATGGAGCACGGCACCATGCAGAAGGCCAAGGAGGCCGGCAAGGTGCGCATGGAGGGCAAGGACTACGTCATGGCCGATGGCGACGTGGTGGAGTTCCGCTTCAACGTCTGA
- a CDS encoding bifunctional 4-hydroxy-2-oxoglutarate aldolase/2-dehydro-3-deoxy-phosphogluconate aldolase codes for MTATTEIANATGPDLRTLLPGPSVLAVLRTRTARTAVEMAAPLKAGGITVLEVTTTVPDAAGVIRELAGDPELLVGAGTVTTTAQLDEVLAAGSRFVVSPGLDEDVLVAGLAAGVPTVPGVLTPTEVIRARALGAGTIKLFPADTVGIAHLRALQSVFPDTGFIPTGGVDATSIAGWLGAGPVAVGVGSVLEKTYVDHGAAALEALAAELVAHLEKH; via the coding sequence ATGACCGCCACCACTGAGATCGCCAACGCGACCGGCCCCGACCTGCGCACCCTGCTGCCCGGCCCCTCCGTGCTGGCGGTGCTGCGCACCCGCACGGCGCGCACGGCCGTCGAGATGGCCGCCCCGCTCAAGGCCGGCGGCATCACGGTGCTCGAGGTGACCACCACGGTCCCCGACGCCGCAGGCGTGATCCGCGAGCTCGCGGGCGACCCGGAGCTGCTGGTCGGCGCCGGCACGGTCACCACCACCGCCCAGCTCGACGAGGTGCTCGCGGCCGGGTCCCGCTTCGTCGTCTCCCCGGGCCTCGACGAGGACGTCCTCGTGGCCGGCCTGGCCGCGGGCGTCCCCACCGTGCCCGGCGTCCTGACCCCGACCGAGGTCATCCGGGCGCGGGCGCTCGGCGCCGGCACCATCAAGCTCTTCCCGGCCGACACCGTCGGCATCGCCCACCTCCGGGCCCTGCAGTCGGTCTTCCCCGACACCGGGTTCATCCCCACGGGCGGGGTCGACGCCACGAGCATCGCGGGCTGGCTCGGCGCCGGCCCGGTCGCCGTCGGCGTCGGCAGCGTCCTGGAGAAGACGTACGTCGACCACGGAGCCGCCGCGCTGGAGGCGTTGGCGGCCGAGCTGGTCGCCCACCTCGAGAAGCACTGA